AACCCACTTCCGCCCGGGATCGGGTGCCCGACCCGACCCCGAGCGGCGGCCGGTCCGGTGACCGTGCGGCCCCACCGACCCGCTTCGGCCGAGGCAGCCAGCCCTTCCCACGCCGCCGTCCGCCCGAAGCGCTGGCCGACGAGACCGCGACACGGGCCTTCCCCATGACGGATCCGGACGCCACCCGGCCGCTGCGGCAGCCGGCGGGCGACCTCGGCGCGTCCCGAGGGGTACGCGCACCGGCATCCGGCGAGGAGATCACCCAGCCCCTGCCTCCGCGCTGGCCCGATCCGGTGGCCGAGGAGCCCACCCGCGCGTTCCGGATGACCGGTGAGCCTCCGCTGACCAGGGCGTCGGAGCGGCCCAGCCCTTCGGCGGACGAGACCCAGGCGATCCCGCGTGACCGGCCGAGCCGGTTCGGGCCGGTGGACGGGTTGTCGGCGTCCGTCGCAGAACCGGTCTCCGGCCCGCCCGCGCCGCGCCGCGGCTTCACGCCCATCGTCATCGAGGGCACCATCATCGAGTCCCGCGACCTCACCGACCCGGTCGAGAGCAGCGGCCCGGTCGATGCGACCCGCCGGCCCGCCCCCGCCGAGGCCGCCCCGCCGCCGTTCGGCTCGGTGCCCCCCGGTCCGGGCCTGTTCGGTCCGTCGTCGTTCAGCCCCAGCCCTCCCGGTCCCGCGTCGTTCAGTCCCAGCCCTCCCGGTCCGTCGTCGTTCAGTCCCAGCCAGTCCGGTCCGGGCCCGTACGCCCCACGCCCCACGGCTCCGGCGCAGGCCGACCTTGCTGGCGCCGAGGTGGGCAGTGTGCGCACCGATGACCGCCCCGGCGTCCCGGCCAGCGGCGATCGCGCCGACCTCGGCGGTTCGTCGGTCGGCGTGACCGGCTCGGATCGGGTCGGCAGCGACGAGAGCACGATCACGGACGGCGACGGGCAGCGCCCGCCGGCCGACGAACCGGCGCCGGTCGAGTTCGAGCCGGCCAACACGGTCGAGGAGGACCTGCTCGGCGCCGCCGGTGTCGGCAGCACGGACACGTTCCTGTCCACCCTGCTGCTGGCCCGGGTGCTGCTGCCGGCGGCACCCGAGTCGGTGCGGGGGAGCCGCCCCGGGGATCCGGGCTTCGTCTGGCGTACCGGGCAGCTCGACGGCGAGACGTACGTGGTGGTCTACACCTCGCCCGAGCGCCTCGCCGACCACACCGAGGGTGACGTCGACACGGTCCGGGTGAAGTTCGCCCAACTGATCCGGCGCTGGCCCGAGGAGGACTGGTCGTTCGCCGTCAACCCGGGCACCCCGGTCGGTGCGAAGTTGCCCGGAGAGCAGATCGTCGCGTTGGCCAACTGGGCCGCCGAGGTGGGGCTCGGTGACGACCTGGAGGTGGACCCGGAGGAAGCGCCGGCCGTGGCCGAGCCCACCGCCCGCCCCCGGTACGCCCCGGCGGCGGTCGACCCGACCCGACCGACGGTCATGCAGAAGGCGATCGCGCCCAGTCAGCTCGCGTACTACCTGGATCGGGGGTATGACCGGGTCTCCGGCTTCGTGCACCGGGCCGGTGAGCTGGCCCACCTGACCACGCCGGCTCAGGTGCACGACGCGCTCGGCCTCAGCTACCCCGGGTCGCCGTTCACCCGGGAAGCCGAGGAGATCTACGTGCTGCGGTGGCCGGCGCACCGGCCGAGCCTCTACCGGATCCCGTACGGCGGTCAGAACGAGCCGGCGATGCGCGCCATGGAGGGCTGGGTCATCGAGCGTCCACCGTTCCGGGGCAACGGGTTCGCCCCGGGCGAGAGCAGCGACGTGGTGGCGGAGTTCAAGGTGGACAGCGCGCGCCTCCCGCACGGCACACAGCTGTGGCGGATCGGCGCGGACGGCACCGAGCGGGTGGTCGCGGAGCTCGACACCGACACGGTGGTCTGGCGACGGGTCGGTGAGGCGTGATGCGCGACGGATACGTGGCCCGTTGGCAGGGCCGGGAATACCAGGCCAGCCCGGACGGCGACGACATCCGCCTCTACCAGCCCGAGCCGGGCGAGGGCTTCAAGGAGGTCCGCGCGGGCAGGTACGTCCGGGTGCTGCCGGCCAGCGACATCGAGGACCTGGCGTACGTGCGGACCACCTGCACCTGGCAGGGGCAGCCGTTCATCGTGCTCGGGGAGCACGACGCCTGGCTGCGGGTGGAATACACCGGTGGCCGCTGGCCGGTGGCTGAGGCGATGCGGCTGGAGGTCTTCGACTTCGGCGTCTACCAGGGTTGGGCACCGGCCGCCGAGGTCACCGACCTGCGGGAGCAGCGGGTCTGACCGGTCAGGTCTTGGCCCAGCGCAGGATTTCGCCGAGCACCAGTTCTGGTGCCTCCAGGTGCGGAAAGTGCCCGACCCCGTCGAGCAGTCGCCACTCGTACGGGGCGACGACGTAGCGGCCGGAGCCCAGGGCGGTCCGGGGCAGGGAGGCGACGTCCAGAGCGCCGTGCAGTTGCAGGGTCGGAGTGATCAGCGGCTTCTGCATCAGGCGGACGAACCGGTAGCCGTGCAGCCGTAGCAGCGAGCGGAACGCCCAGCGGTAACCCTCCATGGCGCAGAACGCTGCCTGCGGGATGCACATCGCCTCTCGGCACCGCGCGGCGTACGCCTCGAAGCCCGACCCGGCCACCCAGCGCGGCCCGCCCCAGCGGTGCAGGATCTCCGCGACAGCCGCCGCGCCGTCCCGGGTCAGCACGTGCTCGTAGCGGGGTAGCTGGAACTTCAGCGCCAGGGTGGAGGCGGCGAACTGCCCGCGCGGATCGGCGAAGGTGGCGGTGCGCAGCCGCAGCGGGTGCGGCGCCCCCAGCACCACGAGCCGGCGGACCAGGGACGGGTGGAACGAGGCCACCGTCCAGCCCACCATGCCACCGATGCCGCTGCCGACGATCGTCGCCGACCGCTCGCCGAGTGCGCGGATCAACCCGGCGATGTCGGCGGCGAGGGTGTACCCGTCGTACCCCCGGGGTGGTTTGTCGCTGGCGCCGTAGCCGCGCAGGTCGACGGCGACCGCCCGGAAGCCGGCGTCGGCGACCGCCGGCAGCATCTGGTGCCATGCCCACCAGTGCTCGGGGAAGCCGTGCAGGAAGAGCACCATCGGCCCGGTGCCGGCCTCGACCACATGGAATTGGGTGCCATTGGCGCCGACGAAGCGGTGCGTCCACGGCCCCTCGGTGAGGACACAGGACTCATCGACGACTTCGCCGCGCTGGTCGGTCATGCGCCCAGCCTAGGGCCCCTGCGCAGGGCGCGGTCCGGGCCGGTCCGCAGTGGCGCTGCTCGGCCGGGCATCGTACGGCGGCTCACTGCGACACGATGCTCCTCGCAAGGCCCGGGCCGCAACTGATGCGGGCCCGCGCCGGGGCGATCCGCAGCGTTACAAAGCTCCCGGTCCGCAGTTCGCCGGTGTCCGGACCGTGCAGCGCGTACTCGGTTCCGTCCTCGCTGACCAGCCCGTAGCAGGGGCCCGCGCCGCCCCGGGTGATGGTGCCGCTGACCAGGTCGGTCTGCCGCAGGTCGCTGGGTGGGCTCGGTTTGGCGACGGGTGGGCGCATTGTCGGTGGCTCGGTGGCGGACAGCGGAGGCCGGGCTGACGATGCGGTGGCGGCCGGTGCTGGCGGGCTGGTCGGGTCGAGGAACGGCGTCGGGGTTGCGTTCGGCGTGGGCGGGGCGCTGGACGGGACGGGTCGGTCCTCGGATGGTGTACCGACGTCCCCGGGGCTGGCACACGCGACCGTGGTTAGCAGCGGGATGAGCAGGAGCAGGGCGCGGGGGATGGTGGGCACGCCCTTTCGACGCTGCTCGGGGTGCCCCGGTTCCGACGCAAGCGGAGCTCAGGTCTGGTCGGCCCGCTGTGAGGGCCGCCCGTCACGACGGCACCGGAAACGAACAGCGGCGCCCGGGGAGTCCCGAGCGCCGCTGCCGTGTATTGCTGAAGAAACTAGGAGATACGGATCTTCATCTGGGTGCCGTCCTGCTCCAGAACCTTGATCTTGACACCGGTTGCGGGGAGCTTGACGCCGTGGTTCGGCAGCTCCTCGTAGAAGTACTTCTTGGTGTCGTCGAACAGCGGCGCAGCATCCTGACCGCGGATGTACTGCGGCTGGCTGTTGAGGTGCAGGGTGAACGAGTCGGCCTTCTTCAGGCTGAACGGTGCGTCGTACACCTGGATACGGGCACGCCACGGAGCTCCGGTCAGGTTGTAGATCGGGCGCGGGTGCGCGTCGATGTACAGGTTCCGACCCTCACCCGGGTGGGCGACCGTGTTGTTGTCCGTCCAGCGGGTGTTCCAGTACGAGATGAGCAGACCCTCCTGGTACGCGTAGTGGTCCACCCAGTCCGGGCGGGTGTTCGCGTAGCCGAAGAAGTACGGGCCGGTCTTCAGGTACTTGTCGTACGAGACGTACGACCGGTTGCCAGCGATGTAGTAGTTGTCGAACAGCCGGGTGTAGGTCGCCCCAACCACCTGGAAGTTCTCCAGTGCCCAGCCAGCGGCGGTCTCGGCGCCGTCGCTGAACACGGTCTGACCGTCGGCGGTCACGGTGATCGCGTCACCGAAGAAGCCACCCTCGGAGACACCGCCGTCGGTGACGTAGTGCAGACGGATCTGCGCCACCTTGCCGGCGAGCGAGGTCAGCGGGATGTTGATGTCGGCCCATGCACCGTTGCTGGTGCCGTCGAGGGCCGGGCGGCCAGCGCCGTCCACGCCGATCGGCGCGCCGTTGACCGTGCCGTCCAGGTCGGCCCAGGTCTGACCGCCGTCCGTCGACGCCTCGAAGTAGAGGAAGTCGTAGTTCTCCTCGATGCTGTACTTGCCCTTGAGCGACAGTGCCGCCGCGGACTTACCGGTGAGGTCGAACGTCCTCGTCATCTTGCTGTCGAGGTCGTCGTCGTTACCGGAGAAGTACTGCTTGGCGCCCTCGAACGGCGCGCCGTAGTTGAACGTGTATTCCTTCTGGGGAAGCACGACCACGGCGGCCTGTGCTTCCTTCGAGTTGTATTCCTGCGGGCCGAGCTTCAGCGTGCGCTTGTCCCCGGCAACGATGACCTCGTAGTCGAGCCAGCCGAGCTGGAGCTTGTTCCACGCGCCGAGGTCGCCGCCACGGTCGCCGATGCCCACGTCGTTCTTAGCACCGAGCCGGCTCTGGGCCATCAGGGTCCAGTGCTCGTTGTTGTTGTCGGCCGGTCCGTAGTCGTCCGGCAGGCCCAGGTCGTGGCCGTACTCGTGGTAGAAGACGCTGCGGCCGCCGTTTTCCGGCTGGATCGTGTAGTCGCGGATCCAGACGCCAGTGTTGCCGATCTGGGTGCCACCGATCGGGAAGTTCGGCGGGCCAACGGGCGAGCTGTTGAAGGCCGACCAACGGTGGCTCCAGATGGCGTCCTCACCCTGCTGCGGGTCACCGTCGGCCTGGTCGCCGCCGGAGTGGACGATCTGGAAGTGGTCGATGTAGCCGTCCGACTCGTTGAAGTCGCCGTCACCGTCGAAGTCGAACCGGTCCCACTGGTCGAAGGACTTCATCTCCGTGGCGATCTGTGCGTCCGTCCGGCCCTTGGCCTTCTGGTCGACGACCCACTGGTTCGCGGCGTCGCGGATCAGAGCCCAGGTGTTCGAGCAGACGTTGTCGCCGCAGACAGCGGGGTCGCCGGTCGGGTCGTCGTCGGCCTTCGGGTCGTCGGAGCGACCGTAGCGGGCCTCGTTGTAACGAACCTTGACCCAGTCGGTCACCTCACCCTCGACGGTGTAGCGACCCGAGGACTGTGCCTCGTAGTACTGCTTGAGCGACTCGTCGCCCGGGTTGGTGCCGAAGTAGACCTGGCGGAAGTGCTCCGGGCTGAAGTCCGGCTGCCAGATCGTGGAGTTGTCCACGGCCCGGTTGGGCTGCGGGATCTTGTTGTGCAGCGGCCCCTCGAAGGTGGCCGGGCCCGCGATGTTCGGGTCCGTGTCCTTGTCCGGGTAGGACGGGTGCCGCTCGTCGCCGAACTCGGCCAGGATCACGAAGATCTTGTCGGTCCGCTCACGCTCGAGCTCGACGTACTGGTCCTTGCTCTGCTGAGCGCCAGCGGCGGAGCGGGCGTTGGCGCCTGGCGCGCCCGTCTTGCCGACCTCGCCGACCTTGACGACCGTGCTTCCGTTGCGCTCGATCGGCTTGCTGCGACCGCTCAGCACGTCGCTGAGACCCTGCTGCCGCAGCGCGCGGCGCTTTTCCTCGAGCTTGTCGGGGAGTTCGTCCTTCAGCGCCTGCGGTTCGGCAGTGGCAGGTGCTGCTGCCGGCAGTTTGGGCTGAGGCGCCGCCGAGGCGGACGGGCCGTAAACCAGCCCCGTCGCCGTCAGCGAGAGCCCGAGCAGACCCACTGCGACTTTGCGCACGTGGTACCTCCGGTGTGAGGGAACCGGCCCAACGGGGGTACGGGCCGGTGGGAGAACGATCCCACTAGTGGGACCAATGGTGAACTTAGACACTGGCGGGACGGGTGGGAAGATGCACGCGTCGATTTGTTGCAAGATTTTGTTGGGAATGCTTTTCACCGTCACATACCCGCGCTTCATCAGCCACGCTGACCAGCGGGGACCGAGCGTCGAGGTATACAACGACTATTATCGATTGATTTGATCGACCTAAGACAGTGGGGCCGGTGGCGTCTCCGCCACCGGCCCCACCGACACTGCTGTTGTCAGTTACTGCTGAGCAGAAACTGTCACTTCTTCGCCGGGGTCACGTAGATCGTGGCCGACGAGTTGTCCCCTGCCGCCTTCTTGACGGTGAGCGAGACGCCGTAGTTCACGCCCTGGTCGCCGGGGTTACCGGTGCCCAGCACGATCGCGCCGCCGCCCAGGGTGACGCCGTAGAACTCCGGCGCCGGGCTGCCGTCCGGGTGGGTGACCCGGGTGGTGTACGGCGCGTTGTTGCGCGACGGCAGGACCACCGACGCGTCGTTGTCCCGGGCGTACGCAGCACCATCGCGCATCTCGATGCCCGGGTACCAGCCCTTCGCGTCGGTGAACGACTTGACCGGCGGTAGCCCCTTGAACTTGGTGCAGTACGCGCTGTACGGCTCGTCCGCGGCCTCCAGGCACTCCGTGAAGGGGTACGTCCGCTGCAACGTGAAGGCCGCGTTCGACGACTGCGGGCGGCTGGGCAGGTTGTCCGTCACTGACGGGTCCTTCTCGGCCGCCGTGCCCGTGCGGCGGTACGGGTCGAAGTGCGAGTCGACGATGAGCAACCCGCCCTTCGCGCCGTAGCTGGGCAGGGCGGTCATCTGCCCGGTGACGTGGTTGACGTCGCCGAGGGCGGTGTCCCGGTACCAGACCAGCATGCCGGGCGCGTTGTAGGAGATCCGGTCGACCTTCCACGCCTCGTGCGAGTAGATCGTGTCGTAGGCGTACTTCAGGCCCTTGTCGAAGCCGTCGAAGTTGCGCCACTCCGCCAGGTAGTACTGGGCGTGGATCTCGGTGCCGCTGGAGACCTTCCAGCCCGCGCCGGTGGTGTCGACGAAGGTGCCGCCGGTGGCGGTCCAGCCGTTGGCGCCGCCCTCGACGTCGTCACTCCAGGTGGTGGTGCCGCCGCCGGTGACCGAGAAGTCGTCGGCGAACCAGTTGCGCTCCTCGAACGCCTCGTCGGTGGCGAGACGCAGCCGCACCTGCACGGTCGTCCCGGCGTACGCCGACAGGTCGACGTAGTCGTGACGCCAGCCGTTGGTGCTGCCGGTCAGGCCGTACTTCTTGCCGCCGAAGTCGTTCATCCGGCCGTTCGGGTCCGGGTAGCCGTCCGGCGTGGTGACCACGGTGCCGGCCTCGTTGTACACCTTCTGCTCGGTCCAGGACGTGCCGCCGTCGGTCGAGAGCTCGACGAAGCCGTAGTCCCAGTCCGCCTCGATGATGTAGTTGTTCCACATCCAGAACTTCGAGTCCGCTGCCGCCGGCACGTCGACCGAGCGGCTCAGCTTGACGTCGGCCCACTCCTGGTCATTGTTGCTGTGCCACATCTTCGTGCCGCTGTGCGGGGTGGCCAGCGTCGTCACCTTGTCCGGCAGGTCGACCTTGATGCCGTCCTCGGAGTCGATCGGGGTACGCGACGTCTGGCCGAGCTTCACCTCGCGGGGGTTCGACCCGGGGCGGATCGTCAGCGGGTCGGCCCAGCCGAGCACCCACTTGTCCCAGATGCCCATGTGCGTCGGCAGCGCCTGGAAGATCTCACCCGAGTGTGAGCCCGAGGCCATCAGGTCCCAGAAGTCGATGTCGGAGTCGGCGTTGCCGGACGTGTCGTAGAGGTCCGGCAGGCCCAGGTCGTGGCCGAACTCGTGGGCGAAGACGCCGACACCGGCGTCCTCCGGCTGCACGATGTAGTTCGACGCCTTGAGGTTGGTGCCGGGGATGGTGTAGCCACCGGCGACCGTGGAGGAGTGCGCCCAGACGGCGTACACACCCTCGGCGCCGCCACCGCGGGACTTGCCCTGACCGGCGTGCACCAGCACGAGGTGGTCGATCACGCCGTCCGGCTCGTAGACGTTGCCGTCACCGTCCCGGTCGGCCTGGTCCTCGATGTCGTAGTCGGCCCAGGGGAAGGTCGGGTCCTTTGCGACGAGCGCGTCGATCGCGTCGGTCGCCAGTCGGCCCGCGCCGGCCGGGTTGTCCGGGTGGCCGTTCATCGACTGCTCACGGCCGGCGACCCAGGCGCCCGTCTCGTCCTGGAAGCAGCGGTTGGCGGCGTACCAGCCCTCCGAGTGCGGCACGGTGATCCATGGGCTGGCCTGCCCGTCCACCGTGTACGCGTTCTTGGACATCTCCAGGTACATGTTGTGCATGGTGCGGCCGGACAGGTCGATGCCCTTCTTGCCGTCCGGGCCCTTCAGGTCCGTGCGGACCCGCTCGGTGATGCCCTTCTTGGTGTAGAGCATCTTGTTGTAGTGCGTCGGCGAGAAGTTCGGCACCCACATCGAGTTGTTGTCCTCGTTGGGCAGGGTCGCCGGGTTCGGGATCTTGTTGTGCTTCGGGCCGTTCTGGACGGTGCCGGGGACACAGGTCCGGTCCTCGAAGACCGTCTTGGGGACCATCACGCCGGTGAAGTCGTCGTTCGCCTTGTCGTTGAACTCGACCAGCAGCGTGAGCAGCTTCGCCGTCTGCGTGGTCGGCGCCTTCTTGAACTTCCGGGGGTTCTGGCCCGTCTTCAGCGACTTGGCCTCGTCCTTGGCCAGCTGCCGCGCGGTCACCGGGTTGCCCCGGGCGTGCTTCTGGTCGAACTCGCGCGCGGACTCCGCGGCCGGGGTGTAGACGCCGCCCTTGCCCTTGACCTCACGGCCGGTGGTGTCCGGCTGCACCTCGGGCTCGGCGTAGTTGATGTAGTACTCGTCGGCCCCGATCACCGCCCGGGGGGTGCCGGACGACTGAGCGGCCGCGCTGCCAGTCACGGTCAGTGACGTGGCCGCGAGGGCGATGACGGGCAACGCGACGAGTAGTCGTCGGCGCGACCCCGGATGGGATTTTCTGTTCATGCCACTCCGTTTCTCGGCAGAGGACGTCGGCCGGTCGCGGTGTGCGGTGAGGCGCATCGAGACCGCCCGGCCAGCGTGAAACTAAATGACAAACATCCCGTGCGGCGGGATCGTGATCGATGCGTTATCCGTCGATTACCGCGCTGCGGACGTACCTCCACCAAAGACAACGGTGGGTGACGGTCCGTCCGGACCGCCACCCACCGCTGGGGTACGCCTACCGTCAGTCCTCGTCGGACTTGGCGCCGCTCATCCCCGAGGAGATCAGGTCCATCACCGACGAGTCCTGCAACGTGGTCACGTCGCCCAGTGACCGGTTCTCCGCGACGTCCCGCAGCAGCCGGCGCATGATCTTGCCGGAGCGGGTCTTCGGCAGCTCCGCCACCAGCATGATCTGCCGCGGCTTGGCGATCGGGCCGAGCGTCTTCGACACGTGGTTGCGCAGGTCGGCGATGAGCTGCTCACCCGCCTCGCCGACGATGTCCGTGCTGCCGCGCGGAATGGCGAACGCGACGATCGCCTGACCGGTGGTCGGGTCGGTCGCACCGACGACCGCCGCCTCGGCGACCGACGGGTGCGACACCAACGCCGACTCCACCTCGGTCGTCGAGATGTTGTGCCCGGACACCAACATCACGTCGTCCACCCGGCCGAGCAGCCAGATGTGCCCGTCGTCGTCCTTCTTGGCCCCGTCACCAGCAAAGTACATGCCCTGGAACCGCGACCAGTACGTGTCGATGAACCGGTCGTCGTCACCCCAGATGGTGCGCAGCATCGACGGCCACGGCTCGCGCAACACCAGGTAACCGCCACCACCGTTCGGCACCGACTGGCCCTGGTCGTCCACCACGTCGGCCACGATGCCCGGCAGCGGAGTCATCGCCGAACCCGGCTTCGCCGCGGTCACCCCCGGCAGCGGGGAGATCATGATGGCGCCCGTCTCGGTCTGCCACCAGGTGTCCACGACGGGCAGCTCGCCCCGGCCGATGTGCTGCCTGTACCAGATCCACGCCTCCGGGTTGATCGGCTCACCGACGCTGCCCAGCAGGCGCAGCGAGGACAGGTCGAAGCCGGCCGGAATGTCGTCGCCCCACTTCATCATCGTCCGGATCAGGGTCGGGGCCGTGTACAGGATGCTCACCCCGTACCTGTCGACGATCTCCCAGAACCGGCCCTTGTTCGGGGTGTCCGGGGTGCCCTCGTACATCACCTGGGTGGCACCGTTGGAGAGCGGGCCGTACACGATGTAGGAGTGCCCGGTGACCCAGCCGATGTCGGCGGTGCACCAGTAGACGTCCGTCTCCGGCTTCAGGTCGAAGACCGCATGCGTCGTGTACGACGCCTGGGTGAGGTAACCGCCGGTGGTGTGCAGGATGCCCTTCGGCCGGGCCGTGGTGCCGCTCGTGTAGAGAATGAACAGCGGGTGCTCGGCGTCGAACGGCTGCGCGGTGTGCTCCGCCGACGCGGTCTCCACCGTCTCGTGCCACCAGTGATCCTTCTCCGACCACGCCACGTCCTCGCCGGTGCGGCGGACCACCAGCACGTGTTCCACCGACGGGCAGCTCGCCACCGCCTCGTCCACGGTGGGCTTCA
The window above is part of the Micromonospora sp. LH3U1 genome. Proteins encoded here:
- a CDS encoding SseB family protein; this encodes MTDPDATRPLRQPAGDLGASRGVRAPASGEEITQPLPPRWPDPVAEEPTRAFRMTGEPPLTRASERPSPSADETQAIPRDRPSRFGPVDGLSASVAEPVSGPPAPRRGFTPIVIEGTIIESRDLTDPVESSGPVDATRRPAPAEAAPPPFGSVPPGPGLFGPSSFSPSPPGPASFSPSPPGPSSFSPSQSGPGPYAPRPTAPAQADLAGAEVGSVRTDDRPGVPASGDRADLGGSSVGVTGSDRVGSDESTITDGDGQRPPADEPAPVEFEPANTVEEDLLGAAGVGSTDTFLSTLLLARVLLPAAPESVRGSRPGDPGFVWRTGQLDGETYVVVYTSPERLADHTEGDVDTVRVKFAQLIRRWPEEDWSFAVNPGTPVGAKLPGEQIVALANWAAEVGLGDDLEVDPEEAPAVAEPTARPRYAPAAVDPTRPTVMQKAIAPSQLAYYLDRGYDRVSGFVHRAGELAHLTTPAQVHDALGLSYPGSPFTREAEEIYVLRWPAHRPSLYRIPYGGQNEPAMRAMEGWVIERPPFRGNGFAPGESSDVVAEFKVDSARLPHGTQLWRIGADGTERVVAELDTDTVVWRRVGEA
- a CDS encoding alpha/beta fold hydrolase, which gives rise to MTDQRGEVVDESCVLTEGPWTHRFVGANGTQFHVVEAGTGPMVLFLHGFPEHWWAWHQMLPAVADAGFRAVAVDLRGYGASDKPPRGYDGYTLAADIAGLIRALGERSATIVGSGIGGMVGWTVASFHPSLVRRLVVLGAPHPLRLRTATFADPRGQFAASTLALKFQLPRYEHVLTRDGAAAVAEILHRWGGPRWVAGSGFEAYAARCREAMCIPQAAFCAMEGYRWAFRSLLRLHGYRFVRLMQKPLITPTLQLHGALDVASLPRTALGSGRYVVAPYEWRLLDGVGHFPHLEAPELVLGEILRWAKT
- a CDS encoding immune inhibitor A domain-containing protein; translation: MGLLGLSLTATGLVYGPSASAAPQPKLPAAAPATAEPQALKDELPDKLEEKRRALRQQGLSDVLSGRSKPIERNGSTVVKVGEVGKTGAPGANARSAAGAQQSKDQYVELERERTDKIFVILAEFGDERHPSYPDKDTDPNIAGPATFEGPLHNKIPQPNRAVDNSTIWQPDFSPEHFRQVYFGTNPGDESLKQYYEAQSSGRYTVEGEVTDWVKVRYNEARYGRSDDPKADDDPTGDPAVCGDNVCSNTWALIRDAANQWVVDQKAKGRTDAQIATEMKSFDQWDRFDFDGDGDFNESDGYIDHFQIVHSGGDQADGDPQQGEDAIWSHRWSAFNSSPVGPPNFPIGGTQIGNTGVWIRDYTIQPENGGRSVFYHEYGHDLGLPDDYGPADNNNEHWTLMAQSRLGAKNDVGIGDRGGDLGAWNKLQLGWLDYEVIVAGDKRTLKLGPQEYNSKEAQAAVVVLPQKEYTFNYGAPFEGAKQYFSGNDDDLDSKMTRTFDLTGKSAAALSLKGKYSIEENYDFLYFEASTDGGQTWADLDGTVNGAPIGVDGAGRPALDGTSNGAWADINIPLTSLAGKVAQIRLHYVTDGGVSEGGFFGDAITVTADGQTVFSDGAETAAGWALENFQVVGATYTRLFDNYYIAGNRSYVSYDKYLKTGPYFFGYANTRPDWVDHYAYQEGLLISYWNTRWTDNNTVAHPGEGRNLYIDAHPRPIYNLTGAPWRARIQVYDAPFSLKKADSFTLHLNSQPQYIRGQDAAPLFDDTKKYFYEELPNHGVKLPATGVKIKVLEQDGTQMKIRIS
- a CDS encoding immune inhibitor A domain-containing protein gives rise to the protein MNRKSHPGSRRRLLVALPVIALAATSLTVTGSAAAQSSGTPRAVIGADEYYINYAEPEVQPDTTGREVKGKGGVYTPAAESAREFDQKHARGNPVTARQLAKDEAKSLKTGQNPRKFKKAPTTQTAKLLTLLVEFNDKANDDFTGVMVPKTVFEDRTCVPGTVQNGPKHNKIPNPATLPNEDNNSMWVPNFSPTHYNKMLYTKKGITERVRTDLKGPDGKKGIDLSGRTMHNMYLEMSKNAYTVDGQASPWITVPHSEGWYAANRCFQDETGAWVAGREQSMNGHPDNPAGAGRLATDAIDALVAKDPTFPWADYDIEDQADRDGDGNVYEPDGVIDHLVLVHAGQGKSRGGGAEGVYAVWAHSSTVAGGYTIPGTNLKASNYIVQPEDAGVGVFAHEFGHDLGLPDLYDTSGNADSDIDFWDLMASGSHSGEIFQALPTHMGIWDKWVLGWADPLTIRPGSNPREVKLGQTSRTPIDSEDGIKVDLPDKVTTLATPHSGTKMWHSNNDQEWADVKLSRSVDVPAAADSKFWMWNNYIIEADWDYGFVELSTDGGTSWTEQKVYNEAGTVVTTPDGYPDPNGRMNDFGGKKYGLTGSTNGWRHDYVDLSAYAGTTVQVRLRLATDEAFEERNWFADDFSVTGGGTTTWSDDVEGGANGWTATGGTFVDTTGAGWKVSSGTEIHAQYYLAEWRNFDGFDKGLKYAYDTIYSHEAWKVDRISYNAPGMLVWYRDTALGDVNHVTGQMTALPSYGAKGGLLIVDSHFDPYRRTGTAAEKDPSVTDNLPSRPQSSNAAFTLQRTYPFTECLEAADEPYSAYCTKFKGLPPVKSFTDAKGWYPGIEMRDGAAYARDNDASVVLPSRNNAPYTTRVTHPDGSPAPEFYGVTLGGGAIVLGTGNPGDQGVNYGVSLTVKKAAGDNSSATIYVTPAKK
- the acs gene encoding acetate--CoA ligase, which gives rise to MSEALANLLNETRQFPPPAELAAHANVTVDAYAEAEADRLAFWAKQADRLAWSKKWDEVLDWSNPPFAKWFVGGQLNVAYNCLDRHVEAGRGDKVAIHWEGEPGDTRTLTYADLHELTCRAANALTDLGVTAGDRVAIYMPMIPEAAVAMLACARVGAAHSVVFGGFSADSLSNRIQDASAKVVITADGGYRRGKPSALKPTVDEAVASCPSVEHVLVVRRTGEDVAWSEKDHWWHETVETASAEHTAQPFDAEHPLFILYTSGTTARPKGILHTTGGYLTQASYTTHAVFDLKPETDVYWCTADIGWVTGHSYIVYGPLSNGATQVMYEGTPDTPNKGRFWEIVDRYGVSILYTAPTLIRTMMKWGDDIPAGFDLSSLRLLGSVGEPINPEAWIWYRQHIGRGELPVVDTWWQTETGAIMISPLPGVTAAKPGSAMTPLPGIVADVVDDQGQSVPNGGGGYLVLREPWPSMLRTIWGDDDRFIDTYWSRFQGMYFAGDGAKKDDDGHIWLLGRVDDVMLVSGHNISTTEVESALVSHPSVAEAAVVGATDPTTGQAIVAFAIPRGSTDIVGEAGEQLIADLRNHVSKTLGPIAKPRQIMLVAELPKTRSGKIMRRLLRDVAENRSLGDVTTLQDSSVMDLISSGMSGAKSDED